One window from the genome of Cyclobacterium amurskyense encodes:
- a CDS encoding SusC/RagA family TonB-linked outer membrane protein: MTRKLLLFLCLALLLGFGDSFGQSVQVKGTVTDDSDLPIPGVSILAKGTNQGTVTDIDGNYQLTVPSAQSVLVFSFLGFKNQEITVGNQDKIDVKLESDISDLGEVVVVGYGTQKKSDLTGAVATIGGRDLANRRTANVSQALQGQVSGVMVTRNNSAPGSSASIRIRGITTIGDSNPLIIMDGVPVSSIDHINPNDIENISVLKDAASASIYGSRAAAGVILVTTKRAKKGELSLNYNFEFGTEVPTRIPEYVNVTRYMEMVNELRWNDNGNDGNEYPLYPKDMVDNYMDLNASNPDLYPNTDWVGLILKKNAPRQRHSLDISGGTDAIRTKASFVYDKFDALYEGRTFERFTARVNTDGNITDKLGFTADIFLRREILNQPSMDPIYMMNISAPVYAAEWQDGRVAEGKTGANIYGQLKYGGSRQNWENQVGGRLGLNYEIIEGLKISAIASPNFRFDKGKNFQKKVSYTAWDDPTVTLGNLQWANSTYLGESRNDSHQLTTQLLLNYDKVFGKHTLNLLAGNESFQSFNENLSASRDQFLLDNYPYLNLGPLEFRGNGGSAYENAYNSWFGRFSYNYDSKYFLQGNLRYDASSRFARDYRWGSFPSFSAGWVLSEEDFLKTNEAISFLKIRGSYGTLGNERIGNYPYQSTIGFSNVLFHQGSNVVSSQSSAQWQYAIPNISWEKTTSYNIGVDANFLNYRLRVSGEYFNKTTRDMLLPLEIPDYIGFDNPDQNTGKMNTKGWELDLGWADDINELGYSVSFNLSDFRSVMGDLGGIQFLGSQVRKQGSEFDEWYGYVSQGLFQTQEEVDNSPVMNANVRPGDVKYLDISGPNGEPDGKISPEYDRTLLGGSMPRFMYGGNIQLDFRNFDFGLVIQGVGKQNSRLSGLMVEPIVENWGSVPQILDGNYWSTYNTPTENENVGYPRLTRNSQSNNYAMSDFWMINGGYFRLKNISLGYTLPSSMAERLGMQNIRVYGNASDLLTIDNYPQGWDPEVSTTGYPITSSFLMGVSVQF, encoded by the coding sequence ATGACAAGAAAACTACTTTTATTCCTATGCCTGGCTTTATTGCTGGGTTTTGGGGATTCTTTTGGACAATCGGTGCAGGTAAAAGGTACTGTTACCGATGATTCAGATTTACCCATACCCGGGGTAAGTATCCTAGCCAAGGGAACTAATCAAGGAACTGTGACAGACATCGATGGTAATTACCAACTGACTGTACCAAGTGCACAATCGGTATTGGTTTTCTCTTTTCTTGGATTTAAAAATCAGGAAATTACCGTGGGAAACCAGGACAAGATTGATGTTAAGCTTGAATCAGACATTTCTGATCTTGGAGAAGTAGTCGTAGTAGGCTATGGAACCCAAAAGAAATCGGATCTAACTGGGGCGGTGGCTACCATAGGAGGGAGAGATTTGGCCAATAGGAGAACAGCAAATGTTTCTCAGGCTTTACAAGGTCAGGTCTCAGGTGTGATGGTTACCCGAAACAACTCTGCTCCTGGTTCTTCAGCAAGTATTAGAATTCGAGGTATTACCACGATAGGGGATAGTAACCCTCTTATTATTATGGATGGTGTACCGGTTAGCAGCATTGACCATATTAACCCCAATGACATTGAAAATATATCAGTATTAAAGGACGCAGCTTCTGCCTCCATTTATGGTTCTAGGGCTGCTGCAGGCGTTATTTTGGTGACTACCAAAAGGGCTAAAAAGGGAGAGTTGAGTTTGAATTACAATTTTGAGTTTGGCACAGAAGTACCTACCAGAATACCGGAATATGTGAATGTAACCCGGTATATGGAGATGGTTAATGAATTGCGATGGAATGATAATGGAAATGATGGCAATGAATATCCTTTGTATCCAAAAGACATGGTGGACAACTATATGGATCTGAATGCATCCAATCCAGATTTGTATCCTAATACCGATTGGGTAGGGCTTATCTTGAAAAAAAATGCACCAAGACAACGTCATTCTTTAGATATCTCAGGAGGTACAGATGCCATCCGGACCAAGGCTTCTTTTGTTTATGATAAATTTGACGCTTTGTATGAGGGAAGAACTTTCGAAAGATTTACAGCAAGAGTTAATACTGATGGAAATATTACTGACAAACTCGGTTTTACAGCAGATATTTTTCTAAGAAGAGAAATTTTGAATCAACCCAGCATGGATCCGATTTATATGATGAATATATCGGCACCTGTTTATGCTGCAGAGTGGCAAGACGGTAGGGTTGCTGAAGGGAAAACAGGGGCCAATATTTACGGTCAGTTGAAATATGGAGGCTCCCGCCAAAATTGGGAAAATCAGGTGGGAGGCCGCCTAGGTTTGAATTATGAAATTATCGAAGGGTTGAAAATATCCGCCATTGCTTCTCCAAACTTTCGTTTTGACAAGGGGAAAAACTTCCAGAAAAAAGTGAGCTATACTGCATGGGATGATCCTACTGTGACACTAGGCAACCTGCAATGGGCCAATTCTACTTATTTAGGTGAGAGCAGAAATGACAGTCACCAACTGACAACTCAATTGCTACTCAATTATGACAAAGTTTTCGGAAAGCATACCCTAAACTTATTAGCCGGAAATGAAAGTTTTCAGTCTTTTAATGAAAACCTTTCTGCCTCCAGAGATCAGTTTTTATTGGACAATTATCCCTACCTTAATTTAGGGCCACTTGAGTTTAGAGGGAATGGAGGAAGTGCTTATGAAAATGCCTATAACTCTTGGTTTGGACGTTTTTCCTATAATTACGATAGTAAATATTTCCTTCAAGGAAATTTAAGGTACGATGCCTCTTCACGTTTTGCTAGAGATTACCGTTGGGGTTCTTTTCCATCCTTTTCAGCTGGTTGGGTATTGTCTGAAGAAGATTTCTTAAAGACCAATGAGGCCATTTCTTTCCTTAAAATTAGAGGTTCCTATGGTACCCTTGGTAACGAACGAATTGGAAACTATCCTTACCAGTCTACTATAGGTTTTAGTAATGTACTGTTCCATCAAGGATCCAATGTAGTTTCATCTCAGTCATCAGCACAATGGCAATACGCTATCCCAAATATCTCTTGGGAAAAAACCACTTCTTATAATATAGGTGTGGATGCAAATTTTCTTAATTATCGATTGAGAGTTTCTGGTGAATATTTCAACAAAACCACCAGAGACATGTTATTGCCTTTGGAAATTCCAGATTATATAGGTTTTGACAACCCTGACCAAAATACAGGTAAAATGAATACCAAAGGTTGGGAATTAGATCTTGGCTGGGCGGACGATATCAATGAACTTGGCTATAGCGTAAGTTTCAATCTTTCGGATTTCAGATCCGTAATGGGGGATCTGGGTGGTATTCAGTTCTTAGGAAGCCAGGTAAGAAAACAAGGATCAGAGTTTGACGAATGGTACGGTTATGTATCTCAAGGTTTATTCCAAACCCAAGAGGAAGTAGACAATTCTCCAGTAATGAATGCCAATGTAAGACCTGGTGATGTGAAATACTTAGACATTAGTGGTCCAAATGGTGAGCCTGATGGTAAAATTTCTCCTGAGTATGACAGAACCTTATTGGGAGGCAGTATGCCAAGGTTTATGTATGGCGGCAATATCCAATTGGATTTCAGAAATTTTGATTTCGGACTAGTTATCCAAGGGGTAGGTAAACAGAATAGCCGTTTATCAGGATTAATGGTGGAGCCTATCGTAGAAAACTGGGGGTCTGTACCTCAAATACTTGATGGAAATTATTGGAGCACTTACAATACGCCTACAGAAAATGAAAATGTTGGCTACCCCAGGTTAACCCGTAATAGTCAGTCAAATAATTATGCCATGTCTGATTTCTGGATGATCAATGGGGGGTATTTCAGGTTGAAAAACATTTCCCTAGGATATACTCTACCTAGCAGTATGGCTGAAAGGTTAGGAATGCAAAATATCAGAGTTTATGGTAATGCATCCGATCTTCTGACCATAGACAACTACCCACAAGGATGGGACCCGGAGGTTTCTACTACAGGTTATCCGATTACCTCTTCTTTCCTAATGGGCGTTTCTGTTCAATTTTAA